The following are encoded together in the Cheilinus undulatus linkage group 3, ASM1832078v1, whole genome shotgun sequence genome:
- the atxn7l2a gene encoding ataxin-7-like protein 2a: protein MMAVRERAVKVMAALDRRVPSLDDFVGQSWTAWAEWAGVAAADGPDGDDCSKNGKKVAEAMSLSKEDMSIFGLYPGHDDFYLVVCSHCGQVVKPQAFEKHCERRHGPLAKLYARLRSPTPAPQPQQRPHHSHSPSHGTNTAASASSWESRSQSVGQLRATPPSPSTPPQYRHSKNSKDGVRHSPLEKSSHSSHTESSVFKQPPPLEPPMSSPPPSLRDPPWPHGGTPPGRPTPSDRPPTQSQRKDSPLLSAVPGHRIPRTYNKVASKRECDLDKHCGVLDPDRKKVCTRLLTCNIHSIHQRRKVLGRSKNFDQLVAELKTKVREKGAQSLEGGSSTGRSPSPEAPREQAGAPHCRRPLASLPAFSRSTTASESTPEEEKPRQDEGSLRAPSPLVHGRISSDESDAEGTEEHVEFSSSATHPRPLAMCSFGSHALGHGIYTFDRRLHHLRSALSSMLEQHISAHLWKKIPQATDLQSPPPAAKTITSSSPSSSSLHSKIRTGSHISSSLKTSSSSSSSSRGPGRPSTAAPSENSGSGACSITGGHMVSPSKPVAGRLVGSGKLKNPVGRPSKQMLKLREEAAAAAALRKRKAPSQEGEHSGPDRNCILLQDRGRPPSTASSSSSSSSSKPSISSPLPHGQTNGTLSPSSKPRPQPSPSESHSPAAKAVWTYRRTHAPLGRSSPPDSSSATNNSHSRAGVGDSGLHGQSSGRSFEHQGLVKKRKGGSMEEHSPSSKPSAHRLPSSSSSSSSSATPSTPRSNFYPWKDSKGGGLAGGVEKKLGTQKPKLHH, encoded by the exons ACATGTCCATCTTCGGGCTCTACCCCGGCCATGACGATTTCTACCTGGTGGTGTGCAGCCACTGTGGCCAAGTCGTGAAGCCACAGGCATTTGAGAAGCACTGTGAGCGGAGACACGGCCCCCTGGCCAAGCTGTACGCCCGACTGCGCTCTCCCACCCCTGCACCCCAACCCCAGCAGAGACCCCACCACAGCCACTCTCCTTCTCATGGGACCAACACTGCTGCCTCTGCTTCATCCTGGGAGAGTCGCAGCCAGAGCGTCGGGCAGCTACGGGCAACTCCACCTTCGCCCTCCACACCTCCTCAATACAGACACTCCAAGAACTCCAAGGATGGAGTACG ACATTCCCCACTGGAGAAATCCTCCCACAGCAGCCACACAGAGTCATCAGTATTTAAGCAGCCGCCACCTCTGGAGCCTCCGATGAGTTCTCCGCCTCCTTCACTCAGAGATCCACCCTGGCCGCATGGAGGAACCCCGCCGGGTAGACCAACGCCCAGTGACAGACCTCCAACACAGAGCCAGAGGAAGGACTcacctctgctctctgctgtcCCAGGCCACCGGATCCCCAGAACGTACAACAAAGTGGCCTCCA AGAGGGAGTGCGACTTGGACAAACACTGCGGCGTCCTTGACCCGGACAGGAAGAAGGTCTGCACTCGCCTCCTGACATGCAAT ATCCACTCCATCCACCAGCGCAGGAAGGTGTTGGGCCGCAGCAAGAACTTCGACCAGCTCGTTGCAGAACTCAAGACCAAGGTTCGTGAGAAAGGGGCCCAATCCCTGGAGGGAGGCTCCTCCACTGGACGGTCCCCCAGCCCAGAGGCCCCCAGGGAGCAAGCTGGGGCTCCCCACTGCAGGAGACCCCTGGCCAGCCTCCCTGCTTTCAG tcgGTCCACGACTGCTTCAGAGAGCACCCCAGAGGAGGAAAAGCCACGGCAGGATGAGGGGAGTCTCAGAGCTCCCTCACCTCTTGTCCACGGACGAATCTCAAGTGACGAAAGTGATGCAGAAGGAACTGAGGAACATGTCGAGTTCTCCTCTTCTGCTACACATCCTAGACCACTGGCG ATGTGCTCATTCGGCAGCCATGCGTTGGGTCACGGCATCTACACCTTTGACAGGAGACTTCATCACCTGAGGTCGGCTCTTAGCAGCATGTTGGAGCAGCACATCAGCGCCCATCTTTGGAA GAAAATACCTCAAGCCACAGACCTTCAATCTCCACCACCTGCAGCCAAGACCATCACCTCCTcgtctccctcctcctcttcattacATTCTAAGATACGAACAGGAAGTCACATTAGCTCCTCTCTTaaaacatcctcctcttcctcctcctccagtcGTGGTCCAGGGAGACCTTCCACAGCCGCACCGTCAGAGAACTCGGGAAGTGGAGCCTGCAGCATCACTGGTGGTCACATGGTGTCTCCCAGTAAACCTGTTGCAGGGCGTCTGGTGGGTTCAGGGAAACTAAAGAACCCCGTGGGACGTCCTAGCAAACAGATGCTGAAGCTTCGAGAGGAggcggctgctgctgctgcgctCCGCAAACGCAAAGCCCCGTCCCAGGAGGGTGAGCACTCAGGCCCCGACAGGAACTGCATACTCCTCCAGGACCGGGGTCGGCCTCCTTCAACTGCTTCCTCTTcgtcctcatcctcctcttctaaACCCTCCATTTCTTCTCCGCTCCCTCATGGACAGACCAATGGCACTCTTTCCCCAAGCAGCAAACCCCGCCCCCAGCCGTCCCCGTCGGAATCCCACTCACCAGCCGCCAAAGCGGTCTGGACTTACAGACGAACACACGCTCCTCTGGGCCGTTCATCTCCCCCAGACTCGTCCTCTGCCACCAACAACTCCCACAGCCGGGCCGGTGTGGGGGACTCAGGACTGCACGGGCAGAGCAGTGGGAGGAGCTTTGAGCACCAGGGGCTGGTGAAGAAACGCAAGGGGGGCAGCATGGAGGAGCACTCGCCCTCCTCCAAACCCTCAGCGCACCGCCtgccctcttcctcctcctcctcctccagctctgcCACCCCCTCCACCCCACGCTCCAACTTTTACCCCTGGAAGGACAGTAAAGGTGGAGGGCTGGCCGGGGGCGTGGAGAAGAAACTGGGCACACAGAAG ccaaAACTGCACCATTAA